A genomic region of Garra rufa unplaced genomic scaffold, GarRuf1.0 hap1_unplaced_296, whole genome shotgun sequence contains the following coding sequences:
- the LOC141317086 gene encoding protein PIGBOS1, with product MIGRRIPFNQIAFATLLGVVGGVYIYRPVFEPPRKPPTAPDQHLKPDPEEQRAEITQNAQQDAYATKD from the coding sequence ATGATTGGAAGACGGATTCCCTTTAATCAGATTGCGTTTGCTACTCTGCTTGGAGTGGTGGGAGGTGTGTATATATACAGGCCTGTATTTGAGCCACCTAGAAAACCTCCAACTGCACCAGATCAACACCTCAAGCCTGACCCAGAGGAGCAGAGAGCGGAAATTACCCAAAACGCACAGCAAGATGCATATGCAACCAAAGACTGA